ACGGGCAGGTGGATGATGAATGTGGTCCCTTTGCCGGGCGCCGACTCCACGCGCATGCCCCCCCGGTGTTTTTCCACAATAATAAAATAAGATACGGACAACCCCAGGCCGGTGCCCTGACCCACTCCTTTGGTGGTGAAAAAAGGCTCAAACACCCTTTTTCTCACCTCCTCAGGCATCCCGTCCCCATTATCTTCAACCTCCAGCCTCACCATGTCGCCTTCTTTCTTCAAACGCAGCGTAAAACAGGGCTGGTCCGTGCTGTATGTTTTTTCCGCCATGGCTACGGCGCCGTTTTTCAACAGGTTTAAAAGTACTTGCTGAATATTCGTGGCTTCGCATTCCACAGGGGGGAGGTCGTCTTCAAACTCCCTTTCAATCTTGATCTTTTTAAAGTCATAATCCCGTTTCAGATCGTAATCGCTGGACGCAAGCTCCAGGGCCTTTTCCACCAGCGCCTTCAGATCGTGAGCCAGGAACAACGACTCGGTCTTTCTGGAAAAGCCGAGCATATTGTCTACAATCGCCGCAGCTCTCTGGCCGGACTCCCTGATGTTGTTTAGCATGGTGAATATGCCGCGGTTTTCCATATAGGCCTTGATGTTATCCATATCCAAACCCAGATTCGAGGCTTCTTTCAGGTTCGCAGGAAGATTTTCAGACAAGCGGTTAAGCAGCACCTCCGCGTTTTGAAGCATGCCGGCCAGGGGATTGTTGATTTCGTGAGCCATGCCGGCGGCGAGCCCCCCAACCGAAAGCATTTTTTCCGATTGAATCATCATTTCTTCGATACGCACCTGTTCCGTTACGTCGTCAAGCCGGATCACGGCGCCGCCTCGGTCTTCTGACGTCAAAGGGTAAATGGTGATATCCAGAAATTGCTGACTCCCCTGAATTTTTACCGGAACGTTGGTTTCTTTGTGCGGCTTGCCCGTGTTTTGGGATTTTTGCACCAGATCGCATAAAGTCAAAATGTGAGAAAAAGTCTCATTCAAGGTCTTGCCCAAAGCCTCGGATTCCACAATCCCGCTGAATTTTTCCGCTCCCAGGTTCCAGTGGGTTATGCTTCCCGCTTTATCCACCCCGATCAATGCAGACGGCATGGAATTGATGATGTCGCTCAGCAGGCGGCGCAAGTGGGTCATTTCGCGCTCCGCCTCTTGCCTGCTGGTCAGGTCCCGGCAATTGACCACAATGCCGTTAATCCCCGGCGTCTCTAACAGGGAGACTACAAGGACCTGGTAATGCACGTACTTGCCGGAAGCGTTTATCAGCCTGACTTCTTCTATGGTGAATGTTTCCCCTTCCGACTGCATTGCACGATGGAGCACCGTCTTAAATTTAAGCCGGTCTTCCGGATGGATGAACGCTTGGTAATCGGTCCCTATAAACCGATTATAGTCAAAACCGGAAAGGCGGGCCGTTGAGGGGCTTACGTATTTTATGGTCATTTCCGGGGAAAATATGGATATGCTATCCGAGGTGTGTTCCGTGATGGCCCGGAACATTTCCTCGCTTTGGCGGATATCCCGAAGCAGCAGCAGGGAGTTCAGGGCTTCTCCTATGCGCATACCTATTTCATTGAAAAGGTCTTTCTCCCAATCCGTCCACTCTCGGGAGTGGGAGCATTGGTGCAGGCCAAACAACCAGGGCTTGCCTGTTTGCGGAAACATGGCTACGGCAAGCAAGGATTTCACTTTTAACCGGTTTTCCGGGTCGATGTCCATTTCGCCTGGCGCAAAGTATTGCTCCCCCGGAGCCTTTGTCTCTATATACCCGGCGAACATACGCGCCATCCCCGGCGTCATGGGAATGTCACTCCTCCGGATTTCCGGATTTTCATATTCAGGCCTGGTGCGCTCCCAATTGATCTGAATCGAGGGGGCCTCCGGGTCCAGCGGATAAAGAAGCCACGCCCGGTCGCACTGGAAAATATCCAGAACCTCCCCCAGCACCTTGTCCAGGGCCTCCTCCAACTCCTGTTCTCCGGACAATTCCTGCTCCACCCGAGTCAGGTGTTTGAAAAAGGTCAGGTGCTTCTGCACCTTTTCCTCCGCTTCCTTCCTTTCCGTGATGTCCGTGCAGCAGCCTTCAATGGCGATTATGTTTCCTTCTTCATCAAACACCCCGGTGTTGGTCTGGTAAATCCAGCGCCCCTTCCCGACTTTATCCACGATTTTATATTCATAGGATGGAGGAACCTTGCCCGCCAGCAGGTTTTCCCATTCGTTTTTGAACATGGGAATCCAATCCGGATGGACAATTTCTTTAATGATCTTTGGGGTGCTGAGAATCTCCTGGGGAGTGTAACCGAATATCTGTTCCGAGGCTTGGCTGCAGTATTCATATTTTCCGTCAGGAATGCCCATGCGATAGACCACCTCGTTGAGGCGATCCAACAAGCCGGAAAAACGCTGCTCGCTGGCCACTAATGCGTGAGCCTGGATTTGCACCTGCCTTTTTAGCACGCGGGTCCACAAATAAGCCATAAGCAACAAAAAAATGAGAGGCAGAATCACCCATAAAAGATACTTTTTAATCGTGCTTGAAGCAGGCTCAGGTTCAAACATGCCAAACCATTTTCTGTGGATTTGTTCAAACTCTCCAGTTGCCTTGAGAACACTAAGGCCTTCGTTCAGGCCGGCCAAAAGATTGACGTTTCCTTCTTGAACGGCAAAACAGTATTGACGGGGCAATATGGGCGGCCCAACGGTGACTAAATTATGCAGCCCATTTTCTCGGGAGTAGTAAAGCCCCTGCATTTTGGGAACCAGGGCGCAATCCGCATTGCCTGAAGCAACCAATTTAAGGACGCCGCTTTGATCCCGGGCGGTCAGTGTTTGCTTCCCTAATTTCTGACTCAGGACATAGTCGTGCATGATATCCCCCTCCTGCACGGCTATCCGGGCGTTCTTGATATCCTCCATGGATCGAATTGGAGAGCCTTTTTTGACGAATAATCCGTGGGTTACAATGACATGCGGGCTGGAAAAATCCACATATTGATCCCGGTCCGGAGAATAAAACATCCCGGTTATCATGTCGATGCGGCCCTTTTCCAGGTCCTCCCGGACTTCTCTCCAGGGCCCTAAGCTGATTTCCGGCTGATACCCCATGATGCGGCAGACGGCCTTTAACACATCAATGTTAAATCCGACGGGCTTTCCGTTTTTAAGCGTTTCATAAGGAGGGTAGGCCCAGTCTCCGCGAGCCTTGATCGTTCCGTCCGGCGAAACGGCAAGGGAAAAACCGGACAGAGCCCAAACCAATGCAAAGGTCAGAGCAGCCAACAGCAAGCGCCCGGCCAGGCGCTGCAGGAATTTTGGGGAGGGATTGCTAATCTGCATAATGGCCCTTAATAATGGGCGATCCTTAAGGATTTTTTATTCCGGGAACTGCTCCCTGTTGATATGCAAATACCACACCAGGCTGCGTTTGCGCCATGGATTTCATTAGGGTCGGAAATCCTTTATCATTTGTCCTAGTAGAGCTATGCCTTTTTCCACCTTGGGCGTCAACGTTCCGCCGCAGTTTATGCGAATGCAGTTGCGATACCTGTTGGAAGTCGAACATATCAGCCCGGGCAAAAAGCATATGCCCTCCTTCTCCGCAACCTTATACACCTCAAAACTGTCAACCCGCTCGTCCAACTCCACCCATATAAGCATCCCCCCTTGAGGCATGGTCAGCTTGGCATCCTCGGGAAAATGCTCCCGAAGAGCCAGGGACATGTTGGCCACATTGTTTTTCAGCAGGTTTCTCAGGCGCCGTAAATGCCGTTCATAGGCGCCGTTTTTTAAATACTGGGCTATCACGTGCTGCGGAAGGCTTGCGGAACTGATGTTTGTGTTGCATTTCATCCGGATAACCCGTTCCGTAAATTTGCCCGGAAGGGTCCAGCCTACGCGAAGCCCGGACGACAGCGTCTTGGAGAAAGAAGAGCAAAAAAGCACCATGCCCCTGCGGTCGAACGACTTTAGTGTAGCCGGCCGGGTTTCCCCAAAATACAGGTCTCCGTAGATATCGTCCTCAATAATCGGAATTTCCCTCTCCCCCAACAGTTCCACCAATTCCTCCTTGGCCTCCATAGGCATGGAGCCGCCTGTCGGGTTCTGAAAGGTGGGGACGAAAACGCAGGCCTCCACCGAAATGCGGTCCAGGGCGTCCTTAAGATGAGGCAGGCTGATGCCGGTTTGGGGATCCGTGGGTATTTCCAGGGCCTTCATGCCCAGGTCCTCGATCAATTGCAGCAGACCGTGAAAAGTCGGAGACTCCACAGCGATGACATCGCCCGGCTTGGCCACGGCGCGCAAACAGAGAAAGACCGCCTCCAGACAGCCCTGAGTAATGATTACCTCATCAACCATCCCCTGTTTGGCCGTCCCCGTGGTGCGCCGGACTATTTCCCGGCGCAGTTCCGGGTTGCCGGCCGGATGCTCGTACAAACTCAGCAACCGGGCCATGTCTTTCCCGGAAACCGATTTTAACTCCCGCGTCAGCTGCTTTATGGGGAGAAGAGACGGGTCCGGCATGGCCCCGCCCAGGTTGATAATTCCCGGCTCGCTGATTTTTTCCACAATCACTTTGGCCAGGGCGTCCACGTTAACCGGCTTGGGAACAGGCTCCACCAGTTTCAGCTTGGGCGCCGTCTGCTCCCCGTGCACCCTGGCTTTGACGAAAAAGCCCGATTTGTTCCGGCTTTCCACCAGCCCGCGCTTCTCCAATTCAATATAAGCCTGGTACACCGTGGAAATGCTCAGTCTCGCCCGGGCGTGCAGCTTGCGTAAAGACGGGAGGCGATCCCCCGCCCGATATTGCCCGGAGGCGATTTTGTCCTGAATTTCGTCCGCCAGGGATACATATTGGAATTGTGCGGGCATGGCCTGTTCCTGGATAACTGTTATGGTGGAATTTCTTTAAAACTGTATCTGTTATTGCTTTCTCACATGCCGTAATAAAAAGCAACACCATAACCACGGAGGAGCTTAAGAGGGAATGCAATGAAAACGACAGATAGTACATGGGGGCGGCGGATCGCGTATTTGTTCCGGCCGGAGGATTCCACGGAATCTTTGGCTCAGGACGGACGGCGCGAAAGCCGGCCGAAGGATTTTTCCCAATCCGATTTCGGAGCAGGGCTGGGCGCCCTGAAGGCGGCCCTTTGGATCTGCGCGGGATTCATCCTGGCGGTGGGCTTGGCGCAGCTCCTCTAAAACCTGCGCTTGCGGTCTTTTAAGGAATGGGTTATCAGGGCGGGTATGAAACGGAATTTCAAGCTCATACTGGAATACGACGGGACGCACTACCACGGGTGGCAAAGGCAGCCCCACGACCTGACCATACAGGAGGTGCTGGAAGGCGCTTTGGAAAAAATCACCCGGCAGAAGTGCGTTGTCTACGGCGCGGGCCGGACGGACTCCGGCGTGCATGCGCTCAATTACGTCGCCAACTTCCGGTGCAACACCCATCTGGACGCCGGGGTGTTTGTCAAGGCCTTGAATTCCACCTTGCCCAAAGACATCGTATGCAAGGAGTCCACCCTGGCGCCGGACGGTTTTCACGCGCGAAAAAGCGCGGTGAGCAAAATCTACGAATATCACATTACAAACGGCCCCACGCCGCCGGCCGTCTGCCGTCAATACGCCTGGCATGTTCGCAGGCGTTTGGATAAGGAAGCCATGACCCGGGCCGCCGAACTGTTCCTGGGCTCGCACGATTTTTCCGCCTTCGAAGGCGCGGGCAGCCCCAAGGCCACCAGCGTGCGGAACATCATGCAGTCCCACATCCAGTCCTGGGAAAACCACATTATATACCGGGTGGAGGCCAACGGCTTTCTGCGCTACATGGTCCGCAACATCGTGGGAACCCTGGTGTATATCGGCATGGGCAAAATCCCCCCCGAGGCGGTCATGGATATTCTGGCGTCGGGAGACCGGGGCCAGGCAGGCCCCACCGCGCCGCCGGAGGGTTTGTTCATGATGTGCGTAAAATATTGATGCGAAATATTGATTGACGCCCGTCAATAGCGTCTTTATACTAAAGTTATATCCCCCAATAGTATTATCCCCAAATACATATCATTTATTCCCACCAAGGAGGCAGCTATGAACGTAGGTCAATGGCCCGCTCAGTGGTCCAAGCTCTATCCTGAAGAACCCTGCATCAAGTACCAGGATCTCCGTTTGAACAAACGGGAGTTCAACGAACGCATCAATCAGTTAGCCCATCTATTGCAAAAAGAAGGCATCCGAAAAGGCGACAGGGTGGCCGCCCTCATGGCCAACAGCAACGTGTTTTTGGAAATCCTTTTCGCCTGTTCAAAAATAGGGGCCATCATGGTTCCCCTGAATTTCCGCCTGGCCCCTCCTGAACTGGAATTCATCATCAATGACTGCGAACCCTCCCTGCTCTTTTACTCCCCGGAGTTTACGGCCGTCCGCGACGCGTTGCAGGATAAAATCCCCACGGTGCGCGAACGCATTTGCGAAATGGCCGGCGGCGCCCCCAACGACGGGGAATACGAGTCCTTGATTGCGCCCATGTCCACCGCCGAGCCCACGCCGGAATCCGAAGTGGTCATGGACGACCCCCAGTTCATCATGTACACCTCAGGCACCACGGGCAAGCCCAAGGGCGCCGTGCTCAGCCACGGAAACACCCAGTGGAACGCCATCAACGCGGCGGTCACCTACGGCTCGGACAACAACGACGTGGTCATGTGCTGCGCCCCCCTGTTCCACATCGGCGCCCTGAACTGCTCGGCCACCCCCGCCCTGTACGGCGGCGCGTCCCTGACCATCCAGCGCTTTTTCGACCCCGTGGGCGTTCTCAAGATGATCCAGGAGGACAGGGTCACGGTCATGTTCGGCATTCCGGTCATGTACTTGTTCATGAGCCAGATGCCCGAGTTCCCAAATACGGATTTTTCCACGGTGAAATACCTGCTGGCCGGCGGCTCCCCCTGCCCCAGGGCCCTTATTGAAACGTATCAGAAAAAAAGCGTGCTCTTCGCCCAGGGATACGGCATGACCGAAACCGCCCCGGCCATCAGCGCGCTTCGCAAGGAGGAAGCCCTCAAAAAGATCGGCTCCTGCGGCAAGCCTTTGCTGCATACGGAAGTCAAGGTGGTGGACGCCCAGAATAACGAACTCGCCCCCCACGAAATGGGCGAGGTGGTGGTCCGGGGCCCCATTGTCATGCTGGAATACTGGAAACGCCCCGAAGCCACGGCCAACACCATTGTGGACGGGTGGATGCACACCGGAGACATGGGCTATTTTGACGAGGAAGGCTATCTGTATCTCATGGACCGGAAAAAGGACATGTACATCTCAGGCGGAGAAAACGTGTATCCCGCCGAGGTGGAGGACGCCCTTATGAGCAATCCCAAGATCGCCGACGCCGGAGTCATCGGCGTGGCCGACGAAAAATGGGGCGAAGTGGGCATGGCCATCCTGGTGAAATCCCCGGGCGAGGACCTGTCCGAGGACGAAGTTATTTCCTGGTGCCGCGAAAAGCTGGCCGGTTACAAATGCCCCAAAAAGGTGGCTTTTGTGGACGAACTCCCCAGAACCATGACCGGCAAAATCCTGAAAAAAGACCTCCGCGCCCAATACGGCGACGGAGCATGATCAATAAAAATCAAGTAGGGGGGCTGTGAAGCCCCCTACTCGATTTCTTTAATGACGATGGCGCCCCTATCCGTTTTCTATGCTCTTAATCAACTCATTGGCGATATGGGAGCTTTCAATGCGCATGATACTCTCTTGGGCGTTTCCGTAGCTTAAAAGATTAATGCTGCCATACCAAATGATTTTTTGATCCATGATTGCAAATTTTTGGTGGATGTTTGACTTGTATATTATGGCGAATCCGCTTTCTGATAGAAGATCCAGAGCCTTTCGATATGGAGGATGATCCTTTTCCGGAAAATCCCCTTCAGGGCGGGTGATGATGGTAATGCGGACACCGGCGCCGCTTGCTGCGTTAAGGTGGTGGATCATTTGCCTTGTTCGTTTTTGCCGAATAAACGGGCTGACAATGAGAATCTCTTTTTGGGAGGCAATGATATCCTGTGTGAATACAGGCAAGAAATTGTCTTTGGAGAATATGATGTCTATAGGGTCATCCATAACCTCGCTTGCTTTGGCCTTATACCCCATGGATGCGTATCCGTTCAGACGTTTCTGGTACATTCTTTCAAGCATGGGAACCTGGATATCCACATAATCGTAAATCCTAACCTCATTTTTTGAGTTGCACAGCCTGTGTAGTCTTCCGGCGTATTGCTGCAGAGTTCCTTTCCAGGATATAGGCATGGCCAGAAACAGGGTGTCGAGACGGGGCTCATCAAACCCTTCACCAATGAAATGGCCGGTTGCCACCAGAACAAAAGGTTTGTCTGCCGGAATTTCGGCGATGCGATCAAAAGCCTTTCGGGTTCCCTTCTTTCCCATGCCGCCTGTCAGGGAGATCACATTCGGAACATGTTCGTTTATCATTTTAGCAAGTTTCTCAACGTGAGCCGTTCTCAGGGTCAGAACAAGACAATGCCTATTCTGTTCATGGTTTCTTAAAACATCACCGATGATCTGCTGATCCCTGAAATCACTCTCCATGATTTCAACATACAATGACTGAATGGTTATGTCCTTCAACTCCATTCCCAAGGGCGTCCGCAACGATGTGAACCGGGGGATAACATAATGATCAAAGGGTCTGCTCTCCGCCTGCCTTTTAGGGTTGTCCCGGTATCGAATCGGACCGCAATGCATGAACAGAATAGGTTGATGCCCATCTTTCCTGACAGGGGTTGCGCTCAAGCCGTAAACATACTTGGCGCGGGCCTTTTTTAAAATTTGTTCATAAGTAAATGCGGAGGCATGATGGCACTCATCAGCGATGATCAGGCCATAGTCCCGTACGATCTCCTTCACTTCCCCTTTCCTGGAAAGAGATTGCATGACAGCAATATCAATAACTCCGCACGAAGTATTCCTGCCGCCGCCGATTTGACCAATGATGTGTCTTTTCCTCCGTCGCCCATTTGACTCATCCGGCAAAGGTTCGTTGATCTCAAGGAATTCTGATAGCCTCTCTTTCCATTGGGTCAACAGGCTAATTTTGTCCACCAGTATTAGCGTGTTTGTCTTTTTTTCGGCAATCAGCTTGATGGCAACTACTGTCTTGCCGAAGGCAGTTGTCCCCGAAAGTATGCCATTGTCGTGTTGAATAAGATGGCTGAGGGCCAAATTCTGTTCGTCTCTCAAATGGCCTTTGAATTCCACGTTGATCCGTTTTCCTGCGTAAGTTTTATCAATTATCTTGATGCTTACATCCAATTTTTCGATTTCATATACAAGGTCTGGCTCACATCCTCTGGGTAGACACAGATAACCTTGCGTGTCATCGGAGCATGAAATCACCCTTGGATAATTATAGGTGGGCAAACGCATGGCCTGTTGTCTATAGAACATCGGGTTTTTAAACGTTGCCAGCCGCTTTAACCGGTTCAAAGCGCGTTGCGACATTCCCTCCTTGGGAATAAATAGCATGTTTCCCCTAACGATCTCGAGCTTATCCGGGAAATCGCTTTTTTCAAGAACTGTTTGCGGTTGTTTAGTTTCCCAAGGTTTACTTTCTTCTTCATCGATTTTCAGTTCCCCAAGTTCATCACCCGGGGAAAGGTCGGTTATAAGACATTCTATGCGGTTTTGCGACATCCTCTCAATGGCGGAAAGAAAGGCCCATTGATCGGAATACGATCGAAAATGTTCATCAATGAATTCGCTGTTGGCATTTTCCCTGGCCGCTTTTTGCAATGGCAGGGCGATCAGATTTCCCAAACCGCCCTTTGGCATGGTATCCTGACTGGGAAACAAACGATCGTAGGATGCGAATGGGAGGTCATGCCGTTTGTTCATAGTGCGGGTTAAAAGAGCCGCGCCGAATTTGCGCGCCAGACCTGCGGAGACTGGATGTTCGAAGAAAAACCAGACATGGCCTCCTTTTCCCGATCTTGAACGCTCTACCGCAATGGGAATCGTGTACTCGCTGCATACGTCCCTAACAGCGGCAACATCTTTTTCCCAATTCGCCTTATCAAAATCCATGGCCAAGAAATGACAGGTTTCATCCTGAAGCATTGGATAGACGCCGACGACGGCATGGCCTCTCAAATGGCTTTCAATGACTGTTTCATTCAGTTCGGCATAGGATGTGTTGCTGCATTTTGAACAAGGTAATTTGGGTTTTCCACATATTCCCGGCCGCCATTGATTCAGACACGCTGGGGCGTATCCCCCCGTACCTGACTTTCGGCTTTCCCATCTTTTGGCGAAGACGTCCTCACGCCCTTTGAACAAGGACATAAAAAGGCGAATTTTTGTAGGAGAATCCGATGAGTTATTGACTGCAAAGGATTGGCTTTCAACACGCAACTCATCCTCATGGCCCATTGTTTCTGTTTGAACAACCAGAGGTGATGCCTGTAACGATTGTGGAGGCTTCAGCCCGAGTTCGACCCTCAACTGGCTATTTTCGATTTTTAGGCGGTTTATTTCGTCGAGCAGGGATTTAAAGTTTTTTATGAGATCATAATAGTTCATGACTCTTTCCATGGGCCGGGCGCGTTCCACGCCGAGGGTGGTATGGTCTGATTCTGCAAAGCAGACGCCATCGGTATAATATTTGATTTCAATATTTTTCGTATCGAGTTACCCATGAAATCCTTCCTTATCTCAGAGGTGCGGCGCCACAGGCCGTTGAGGTTAATCAGGGAGCGAAAAGAAAATAAGGACTTTTTTCCTTTAAAATCACATCTCATTCCGATAATGCAACCTGATTATGAAAGCGGCCTTGCTTTAGTTTATTCATCGACTTCAAGTTTTTGTCTTGACAGCCCATCGCAAAAGAATATAGACTGACATGTCAGTCTTGACAAGGCTGCAACCCCAAACTACTCTATCAATCATTTTTTAGGGCTTGAAAAAACAATGTGGAGGAATCAATGGATTTTGCGGACGTGAAGAAAATTGCGGTAATCGGCTCGGGCGATATGGGCCACGGCATCGTCCAGGTGGCGGCCATGGCGGGATACAACGTTGCCATGAAGGACGTGAAGCAGGAGTTCCTGGACCGGGGCATGGGGAAGATCGTGGAAAGCCTGGACATCCTTGTGGGCAAGGAAAAGATTTCGGCCCAGGACAAGGAAGACGTCATGGCCCGGATTTCAGCCACCACGGACACGGCCGAGGCCGTGAGCGACGCCCAGATCGTCATCGAGGCCGTGCCTGAAATCATGGATCTCAAAAAGTCCGTCTTCTCCGAGGTTTCGGCCAGTGCGCCCGGCGACGCCATCCTGGCCACCAACACTTCCACCATGAGCATCACGGAGATTTCCAAGGCAGTAAACAACCCCGCCCGGTTTGCAGGCCTGCATTTTTTCAATCCGGTCAATCGCATGAAACTGGTGGAAATCATCAAGGGCGCGGAAACCAGCGACGCAACCGCGGACGTCCTGGTCAAGTTCACCGAAGCCGTCAAAAAGATTCCCGTGGTGGTGTTGAAAGACTCCCCCGGCTTTATCGTCAACCGGATCAACGCGCCCAACCAGGCCATGCTGAGCGCCATACTAGACGAGGGAAAGATCAAGCCCGACGAATTGGACACGGCCATGAAAATGGTGGGCATGCCCCAGGGGCCATACGAACTGGCCGACTTTGTGGGCCTGGACGTGTTTGTGCATACGCTCAAATATTACGCCGAAACCCTGTCTCCCGAGTTCCAACCGGGCAAGTATCTCACCGCCAAGGTGGAGGCCGGAGACTTGGGCAAGAAAACCGGCCAGGGCATCTACGACTGGTCCTCGGGCAAGCCTCTCATCGACGGAACGACCATGTGCCAGGACATCACCCCCATGGAAATGCTGGCCATTCAGATCAACGAAGCCGTGCGTGTGCATAAGGAAGGAATCGCCGCTTCGGTAGCCGACATCGACCTTGCTGTGGTACATGGTATGAAAGCCATGGCAGGGCCGTTCGCCATGTGCGCGGGCATGCAGCCCGAGCAACTGGTGACGTCCCTGGACAAACTCCACGAGCGCTTCGGCCTGGCGATTTTCAAGCCGGAGCCGGAAGTCGCGGACGGGTCATTCAAGGAAATGAAATAAGGAGGCGCTATGTCGGACTCTGTTTTGTACGAAAAAAAGGAAACAACGGGCATCCTCACCATCAACAAGCCCAAAGCCAACCAGTTGAGCGCCGAGGTCTTCGAGGGCATGAGCATGACCCTGGACCTGGCCGCCCAGGACAAGGATCTGCGGGCGCTGATCATCACGGGCTCCGGGGATAAAATCTTCTGCGCGGGCGCTGACCTTTCGGGAGGCTTCGGCAATCTCTCGCCCATCGATTTTATCAAACGCGCCCAGGACATATTCAACAAGATCGAAGCCTTCCCCAGACCGGTCATTGCGGCCATGATCGGGCACGCCTTCGGCGGAGGCCTGGAGCTTGCCATGGCCTGCCACATGCGCATCATCAAAAAGAACGCCCGCATCGGGCTGACCGAAACCAACCTGGGCATCATGCCCGGATACGGCGGAACCCTGCGCCTGCCCCGGCTTGTGGGCAGGGCCAAGGCCATTGAAATGATGCTGCTTGGCAAACAAATCCGGTCGGAAAAAGCCCTTGAAATCGGTCTGGTCAATGAGATGTGCGAGGAAGGCGAGGTCATGGACAAATCCATGGAGCTGGCCGCAACCCTGTCCACCCGGCCGCCCCTGGCGGTTTCCGCCATATTGCGGGTTTTGTCCATGCGGGAGAGCGTTTCGCCGGAAATGGCCCTGCAACTGGAGCGCCAGGAACTGGTCAAGCTGTTCGAGACCAAGGACTGCATGGAAGGCATGACCGCCTTCGCCATGAAAACCAAGCCGGTCTTCAAAGGCGAATAGGCCATTATACCCGCTTGCCGCCGCCTCTCTCCACGGGTGCGACGGAGAGCGGCGGTCGTGGCAGCCGCCTTGCAATATTGGGTTTCGCGGCGGCGATGTAAATTTTATGATGCGTTTAGGCATGACGCATTTTTCCCGATTCAATATACTGTTGCAACGCTCTGCCCAACCTGCATTTTATCCATAAAAATAGTAGGTTGGGTAGAGCTTGCAGAACTTTTCAAAAGAAGGCTGTCCCGTCCTCGCCGAAGTAATGACCAAAGCCGAAAACATGCGTGCGAAACCCAACAAATGGATTTGCGACCCCAAAAGATTATTGTCACCCGGAAGGATCGTCATTCCGGCAAGGGATGATCCATATTTTCGGATCGTCCCGCAAGCCGGAACCCAGCGTCATTTTTGACGGCTCCGAGGAATATCATTCCTTGCTCAATTTTCGGGATTGGAAGTAGTGCTTTGAAATCAAGTATTTATGTGTGCGGCTCAGATCCATCTATATGCCAGAGCCCGAGAGTCATGGTCCCTTCCCCCCTGGCGGGGGAAGGACAGGATGGGGGGGAGTAGTTGCGAGGTCTCCTCGCCATTGTAGTTGCGCGGTTCCCGCGCTGTAAAAGGTCACCCCCCCAACCCTCCCCCGTCAAGGGGGAGGGAGTTTTTGGGACGTCGGCTTTGATGTTTAATACCTCATAGCCTGCTGCAATCCCTTGAATATGTGAAGTAAACTTGATTCCCGAAAGTTTGAGTTATTTGCCTAAAGGCGCCTTGGCGTGAAACGGCAAATAGTGACCTGAAAAAACGACACTCCCCCCGGATGAGCGGTAGGCCTTGCTGCGCCCATCGCTTTCCGC
The Desulfatibacillum aliphaticivorans DSM 15576 DNA segment above includes these coding regions:
- a CDS encoding PAS domain S-box protein, yielding MQISNPSPKFLQRLAGRLLLAALTFALVWALSGFSLAVSPDGTIKARGDWAYPPYETLKNGKPVGFNIDVLKAVCRIMGYQPEISLGPWREVREDLEKGRIDMITGMFYSPDRDQYVDFSSPHVIVTHGLFVKKGSPIRSMEDIKNARIAVQEGDIMHDYVLSQKLGKQTLTARDQSGVLKLVASGNADCALVPKMQGLYYSRENGLHNLVTVGPPILPRQYCFAVQEGNVNLLAGLNEGLSVLKATGEFEQIHRKWFGMFEPEPASSTIKKYLLWVILPLIFLLLMAYLWTRVLKRQVQIQAHALVASEQRFSGLLDRLNEVVYRMGIPDGKYEYCSQASEQIFGYTPQEILSTPKIIKEIVHPDWIPMFKNEWENLLAGKVPPSYEYKIVDKVGKGRWIYQTNTGVFDEEGNIIAIEGCCTDITERKEAEEKVQKHLTFFKHLTRVEQELSGEQELEEALDKVLGEVLDIFQCDRAWLLYPLDPEAPSIQINWERTRPEYENPEIRRSDIPMTPGMARMFAGYIETKAPGEQYFAPGEMDIDPENRLKVKSLLAVAMFPQTGKPWLFGLHQCSHSREWTDWEKDLFNEIGMRIGEALNSLLLLRDIRQSEEMFRAITEHTSDSISIFSPEMTIKYVSPSTARLSGFDYNRFIGTDYQAFIHPEDRLKFKTVLHRAMQSEGETFTIEEVRLINASGKYVHYQVLVVSLLETPGINGIVVNCRDLTSRQEAEREMTHLRRLLSDIINSMPSALIGVDKAGSITHWNLGAEKFSGIVESEALGKTLNETFSHILTLCDLVQKSQNTGKPHKETNVPVKIQGSQQFLDITIYPLTSEDRGGAVIRLDDVTEQVRIEEMMIQSEKMLSVGGLAAGMAHEINNPLAGMLQNAEVLLNRLSENLPANLKEASNLGLDMDNIKAYMENRGIFTMLNNIRESGQRAAAIVDNMLGFSRKTESLFLAHDLKALVEKALELASSDYDLKRDYDFKKIKIEREFEDDLPPVECEATNIQQVLLNLLKNGAVAMAEKTYSTDQPCFTLRLKKEGDMVRLEVEDNGDGMPEEVRKRVFEPFFTTKGVGQGTGLGLSVSYFIIVEKHRGGMRVESAPGKGTTFIIHLPVTAVRDEFSTQQSPPL
- a CDS encoding PLP-dependent aminotransferase family protein, with amino-acid sequence MPAQFQYVSLADEIQDKIASGQYRAGDRLPSLRKLHARARLSISTVYQAYIELEKRGLVESRNKSGFFVKARVHGEQTAPKLKLVEPVPKPVNVDALAKVIVEKISEPGIINLGGAMPDPSLLPIKQLTRELKSVSGKDMARLLSLYEHPAGNPELRREIVRRTTGTAKQGMVDEVIITQGCLEAVFLCLRAVAKPGDVIAVESPTFHGLLQLIEDLGMKALEIPTDPQTGISLPHLKDALDRISVEACVFVPTFQNPTGGSMPMEAKEELVELLGEREIPIIEDDIYGDLYFGETRPATLKSFDRRGMVLFCSSFSKTLSSGLRVGWTLPGKFTERVIRMKCNTNISSASLPQHVIAQYLKNGAYERHLRRLRNLLKNNVANMSLALREHFPEDAKLTMPQGGMLIWVELDERVDSFEVYKVAEKEGICFLPGLICSTSNRYRNCIRINCGGTLTPKVEKGIALLGQMIKDFRP
- the truA gene encoding tRNA pseudouridine(38-40) synthase TruA — protein: MKRNFKLILEYDGTHYHGWQRQPHDLTIQEVLEGALEKITRQKCVVYGAGRTDSGVHALNYVANFRCNTHLDAGVFVKALNSTLPKDIVCKESTLAPDGFHARKSAVSKIYEYHITNGPTPPAVCRQYAWHVRRRLDKEAMTRAAELFLGSHDFSAFEGAGSPKATSVRNIMQSHIQSWENHIIYRVEANGFLRYMVRNIVGTLVYIGMGKIPPEAVMDILASGDRGQAGPTAPPEGLFMMCVKY